The following are encoded in a window of Numida meleagris isolate 19003 breed g44 Domestic line chromosome 11, NumMel1.0, whole genome shotgun sequence genomic DNA:
- the SEMA3G gene encoding semaphorin-3G isoform X1: protein MRAAAALGWLWGALLAAGSSPPRLRLPYSELLGTNRSVLFFGHRGFLGFRSLYLDEYRDRLFIGGKDVLYSLRLDRAGADTKEIYWPPLPGQTEECFRKGKDPATDCANYVRLLQPYNRTHLLACGTGACHPVCTFIYVGHRGETQHTFSLDPTSMESGRGRCPHEPDRAFASTIIGGELYAGLTADFLGRDPGIFRSTGTRAALRTEVDQRLLNDPKFVAAYLIPDSDDRDDDKAYFFFTEKVVEADSKEYTIVSRVARVCVNDAGGQRVLVNKWSTFNKARLVCSVLGPGGIDTHFDELEDVFLLRTKDGKSPEIYALFSTVSHIFQGSAVCVYRMADIREVFNGPFAHRDSPLHQWGAYEGRVPYPRPGVCPSKTTNQPRRPYSSTKELPDEVLHFARAHPLMYKAVRPRHHRPLLVKTDLQHRLRQLVVDRVDTEDGQHDVLFLGTDAGSVLKVVVLQKQSSAVTEEVILEELQVFKVPVPITQMEISVKRQKLYVGASLGVAQVRLHQCKSYGTACAECCLARDPYCAWDGTACTRFVPSTKRRSRRQDVRNGDPNLLCSEGAWGRGARCRARGGETTDVGSRPAEPPRGRVPQRQLYGVEGSSAFLECVPRSPQASVQWFVQRPPDEQRDEVKTDERVLQTEQGLLFRQLHRHDAGVYYCKTLEHGFTQTVAKTALEVLGGEQLARATPRQREDRHPPCPEPWLAAPASKTWYKDILHLASSADRQRVEEQCLRLWCSHRKGKMAKGKHALAGMDVGKKGRVAKPQGERIRVPRQAAAT from the exons AGCTCCTGGGTACGAACCGCTCCGTCCTTTTCTTTGGCCACCGGGGCTTCCTGGGCTTCCGCTCCCTCTACTTGGACGAGTACCGTGACCGGCTCTTCATTGGGGGCAAGGATGTGCTCTACTCCCTGCGCCTGGACAGGGCCGGTGCCGACACCAAGGAG ATCTACTGGCCGCCGCTGCCCGGACAGACGGAGGAGTGTTTTCGGAAGGGGAAGGACCCAGCA aCCGACTGTGCCAACTACGTCCGCCTGCTGCAGCCCTACAACCGGACGCACCTGCTGGCCTGCGGGACAGGTGCCTGCCACCCCGTCTGCACCTTCATCTACGTGGGGCACCGTGGCGAG ACCCAGCACACCTTCAGCTTGGACCCCACCAGCATGGAGAGCGGCCGTGGCAGGTGCCCGCATGAGCCTGACCGTGCATTCGCCAGCACCATCATCG GCGGGGAGCTCTATGCTGGCCTCACTGCGGATTTCCTCGGCCGTGATCCTGGCATCTTCCGCAGCACCGGGACCCGCGCCGCGCTGCGCACTGAGGTGGACCAGCGCCTGCTCAATG ACCCCAAATTTGTGGCTGCCTACCTGATCCCAGACAGCGATGACCGGGACGATGACAAAGCCTATTTCTTCTTCACGGAGAAGGTGGTGGAGGCAGACAGCAAGGAGTACACCATCGTCAGCCGGGTGGCACGAGTCTGCGTG AATGATGCTGGAGGCCAGAGGGTGCTGGTCAACAAGTGGAGTACCTTCAACAAAGCCCGCCTGGTGTGCTCTGTCCTGGGTCCTGGCGGCATTGACACCCACTTTGACGAGCTGG AGGATGTCTTTTTGCTGAGAACCAAGGATGGGAAGAGCCCGGAGATCTACGCGCTCTTCAGCACAGTCAG CCACATCTTTCAGGGCTCTGCCGTCTGTGTCTACCGCATGGCTGACATCCGTGAGGTCTTCAACGGGCCCTTTGCCCACCGGGACAGCCCCCTCCACCAGTGGGGAGCCTACGAGGGCCGCGTGCCCTACCCGCGCCCGGGCGTG TGTCCCAGCAAGACCACTAACCAGCCCCGGCGGCCGTACAGCAGCACCAAGGAGCTGCCCGATGAGGTGCTGCACTTTGCCCGCGCTCACCCCCTCATGTACAAGGCCGTGCGCCCACGGCACCACCGCCCACTGCTGGTGAAGACTGACCTGCAGCACCGCCTGCGGCAGCTCGTGGTGGACCGTGTGGACACCGAGGACGGGCAGCATGACGTCCTCTTCTTAGGGACAG ATGCAGGCTCGGTGCTGAAGGTGGtggtgctgcagaagcagagctcagctgtgaCGGAGGAAGTcatcctggaggagctgcaggtttTTAAG GTGCCGGTGCCCATCACTCAGATGGAGATCTCTGTCAAGCGC CAAAAGCTTTATGTGGGCGCCAGCCTGGGAGTGGCCCAGGTGCGGCTGCACCAGTGCAAGAGCTATGGCACTGCCTGTGCCGAGTGCTGCCTGGCCAGGGACCCGTACTGTGCCTGGGACGGCACCGCCTGCACCCGCTTCGTGCCCAGCACCAAGAG GCGCTCCCGCCGGCAGGACGTCCGCAACGGGGACCCCAACCTGCTGTGCTCCGAAGGTGCGTGGGGCCGCGGGGCGCGGTGCCGCGCCCGCGGCGGGGAGACGACGGACGTGGGGTCTCGTCCCGCAGAGCCCCCGCGGGGCCGCGTGCCCCAGCGGCAGCTGTACGGGGTGGAGGGCAGCAGCGCTTTCCTGGAGTGCGTGCCCCGCTCCCCGCAGGCCAGCGTGCAGTGGTTTGTGCAGAGACCCCCAGATGAGCAGAGGGACGAG GTAAAGACAGACGAGCGGGTCCTGCAGACGGAGCAAGGGCTGCTCTTCCGGCAGCTGCACCGCCATGATGCTGGGGTCTACTACTGCAAGACGCTGGAGCATGGCTTTACCCAGACGGTGGCCAAGACAGCCCTGGAGGTGCTTGGGGGCGAGCAACTGGCCCGTGCCACACCCCGGCAACGGGAGGACAGGCACCCACCCTGTCCCGAGCCCTGGCTGGCAGCACCTGCATCCAAAACCTGGTACAAGGACATCCTGCACCTCGCCAGCTCAGCCGACCGGCAGCGGGTGGAGGAGCAGTGCCTGCGCCTGTGGTGCAGCCACCGCAAGGGCAAGATGGCCAAGGGCAAGCACGCCCTGGCTGGCATGGATGTGGGCAAGAAGGGGCGCGTGGCCAAGCCACAGGGTGAGAGGATCCGTGTGCCCCGGCAAGCTGCAGCCACTTAG
- the SEMA3G gene encoding semaphorin-3G isoform X2, which yields MRAAAALGWLWGALLAAGSSPPRLRLPYSELLGTNRSVLFFGHRGFLGFRSLYLDEYRDRLFIGGKDVLYSLRLDRAGADTKEIYWPPLPGQTEECFRKGKDPATDCANYVRLLQPYNRTHLLACGTGACHPVCTFIYVGHRGETQHTFSLDPTSMESGRGRCPHEPDRAFASTIIGGELYAGLTADFLGRDPGIFRSTGTRAALRTEVDQRLLNDPKFVAAYLIPDSDDRDDDKAYFFFTEKVVEADSKEYTIVSRVARVCVNDAGGQRVLVNKWSTFNKARLVCSVLGPGGIDTHFDELEDVFLLRTKDGKSPEIYALFSTVSHIFQGSAVCVYRMADIREVFNGPFAHRDSPLHQWGAYEGRVPYPRPGVCPSKTTNQPRRPYSSTKELPDEVLHFARAHPLMYKAVRPRHHRPLLVKTDLQHRLRQLVVDRVDTEDGQHDVLFLGTDAGSVLKVVVLQKQSSAVTEEVILEELQVFKVPVPITQMEISVKRQKLYVGASLGVAQVRLHQCKSYGTACAECCLARDPYCAWDGTACTRFVPSTKRRSRRQDVRNGDPNLLCSEEPPRGRVPQRQLYGVEGSSAFLECVPRSPQASVQWFVQRPPDEQRDEVKTDERVLQTEQGLLFRQLHRHDAGVYYCKTLEHGFTQTVAKTALEVLGGEQLARATPRQREDRHPPCPEPWLAAPASKTWYKDILHLASSADRQRVEEQCLRLWCSHRKGKMAKGKHALAGMDVGKKGRVAKPQGERIRVPRQAAAT from the exons AGCTCCTGGGTACGAACCGCTCCGTCCTTTTCTTTGGCCACCGGGGCTTCCTGGGCTTCCGCTCCCTCTACTTGGACGAGTACCGTGACCGGCTCTTCATTGGGGGCAAGGATGTGCTCTACTCCCTGCGCCTGGACAGGGCCGGTGCCGACACCAAGGAG ATCTACTGGCCGCCGCTGCCCGGACAGACGGAGGAGTGTTTTCGGAAGGGGAAGGACCCAGCA aCCGACTGTGCCAACTACGTCCGCCTGCTGCAGCCCTACAACCGGACGCACCTGCTGGCCTGCGGGACAGGTGCCTGCCACCCCGTCTGCACCTTCATCTACGTGGGGCACCGTGGCGAG ACCCAGCACACCTTCAGCTTGGACCCCACCAGCATGGAGAGCGGCCGTGGCAGGTGCCCGCATGAGCCTGACCGTGCATTCGCCAGCACCATCATCG GCGGGGAGCTCTATGCTGGCCTCACTGCGGATTTCCTCGGCCGTGATCCTGGCATCTTCCGCAGCACCGGGACCCGCGCCGCGCTGCGCACTGAGGTGGACCAGCGCCTGCTCAATG ACCCCAAATTTGTGGCTGCCTACCTGATCCCAGACAGCGATGACCGGGACGATGACAAAGCCTATTTCTTCTTCACGGAGAAGGTGGTGGAGGCAGACAGCAAGGAGTACACCATCGTCAGCCGGGTGGCACGAGTCTGCGTG AATGATGCTGGAGGCCAGAGGGTGCTGGTCAACAAGTGGAGTACCTTCAACAAAGCCCGCCTGGTGTGCTCTGTCCTGGGTCCTGGCGGCATTGACACCCACTTTGACGAGCTGG AGGATGTCTTTTTGCTGAGAACCAAGGATGGGAAGAGCCCGGAGATCTACGCGCTCTTCAGCACAGTCAG CCACATCTTTCAGGGCTCTGCCGTCTGTGTCTACCGCATGGCTGACATCCGTGAGGTCTTCAACGGGCCCTTTGCCCACCGGGACAGCCCCCTCCACCAGTGGGGAGCCTACGAGGGCCGCGTGCCCTACCCGCGCCCGGGCGTG TGTCCCAGCAAGACCACTAACCAGCCCCGGCGGCCGTACAGCAGCACCAAGGAGCTGCCCGATGAGGTGCTGCACTTTGCCCGCGCTCACCCCCTCATGTACAAGGCCGTGCGCCCACGGCACCACCGCCCACTGCTGGTGAAGACTGACCTGCAGCACCGCCTGCGGCAGCTCGTGGTGGACCGTGTGGACACCGAGGACGGGCAGCATGACGTCCTCTTCTTAGGGACAG ATGCAGGCTCGGTGCTGAAGGTGGtggtgctgcagaagcagagctcagctgtgaCGGAGGAAGTcatcctggaggagctgcaggtttTTAAG GTGCCGGTGCCCATCACTCAGATGGAGATCTCTGTCAAGCGC CAAAAGCTTTATGTGGGCGCCAGCCTGGGAGTGGCCCAGGTGCGGCTGCACCAGTGCAAGAGCTATGGCACTGCCTGTGCCGAGTGCTGCCTGGCCAGGGACCCGTACTGTGCCTGGGACGGCACCGCCTGCACCCGCTTCGTGCCCAGCACCAAGAG GCGCTCCCGCCGGCAGGACGTCCGCAACGGGGACCCCAACCTGCTGTGCTCCGAAG AGCCCCCGCGGGGCCGCGTGCCCCAGCGGCAGCTGTACGGGGTGGAGGGCAGCAGCGCTTTCCTGGAGTGCGTGCCCCGCTCCCCGCAGGCCAGCGTGCAGTGGTTTGTGCAGAGACCCCCAGATGAGCAGAGGGACGAG GTAAAGACAGACGAGCGGGTCCTGCAGACGGAGCAAGGGCTGCTCTTCCGGCAGCTGCACCGCCATGATGCTGGGGTCTACTACTGCAAGACGCTGGAGCATGGCTTTACCCAGACGGTGGCCAAGACAGCCCTGGAGGTGCTTGGGGGCGAGCAACTGGCCCGTGCCACACCCCGGCAACGGGAGGACAGGCACCCACCCTGTCCCGAGCCCTGGCTGGCAGCACCTGCATCCAAAACCTGGTACAAGGACATCCTGCACCTCGCCAGCTCAGCCGACCGGCAGCGGGTGGAGGAGCAGTGCCTGCGCCTGTGGTGCAGCCACCGCAAGGGCAAGATGGCCAAGGGCAAGCACGCCCTGGCTGGCATGGATGTGGGCAAGAAGGGGCGCGTGGCCAAGCCACAGGGTGAGAGGATCCGTGTGCCCCGGCAAGCTGCAGCCACTTAG